In one Neobacillus sp. CF12 genomic region, the following are encoded:
- a CDS encoding aspartate aminotransferase family protein gives MVQTSRPHEGLLDQDDKYVWHSMKPYNPNATILVTKAEGSWVTDSDGKRYLDGMAGLWCVNVGYGRTELAEAAFEQLKEMAYFPLTQSHVPAIKLAEKLNEMLGDDYVIFFSNSGSEANETAFKIARQYHQQRGEHNRYKILSRYRAYHGNSMGALAATGQAQRKYKYEPLAAGFIHVSPPDSYRDDTNVTEPKELSSVKEIDRTMTWELSETIAAMIMEPIITGGGILVPPEGYMKAAKEVCEKHGALLIVDEVICGFGRTGKPFGFMNYDVQPDIITMAKGITSAYLPLSATAVRKDIYEAFKGSEEYDYFRHVNTFGGNPAACALALKNLEIMEKENLFDRSRDLGKQVVNELTNLLQNHPFVGDVRGKGLLVGIELVKDKKTKEPLEAALVNQVIASCKQEGLLIGKNGATVAGYNNVLALSPPLNIELADIQFIIKTVSDSINKIK, from the coding sequence ATGGTACAGACAAGTCGTCCACATGAAGGGCTATTAGACCAAGATGATAAGTATGTTTGGCATTCAATGAAGCCCTATAATCCCAATGCAACGATTCTGGTAACAAAGGCAGAAGGATCTTGGGTAACCGACAGTGATGGAAAAAGATATTTAGATGGTATGGCAGGTTTATGGTGTGTGAATGTTGGATATGGAAGGACAGAACTTGCAGAGGCAGCCTTCGAACAACTTAAGGAAATGGCATATTTTCCACTTACTCAAAGTCATGTTCCAGCAATTAAGCTTGCTGAGAAGCTAAATGAAATGCTCGGTGACGACTATGTTATCTTCTTCTCGAACAGTGGTTCAGAAGCCAATGAAACAGCCTTCAAAATCGCCCGTCAATATCATCAGCAAAGAGGGGAGCATAATCGTTATAAAATACTTTCCCGCTACCGTGCCTATCACGGGAACTCGATGGGTGCTCTGGCAGCTACAGGGCAGGCGCAAAGAAAGTATAAATACGAGCCCTTGGCAGCAGGGTTTATTCATGTATCTCCACCTGACTCCTATCGGGACGATACAAATGTTACCGAACCAAAGGAACTTTCTTCGGTAAAAGAAATCGATCGGACGATGACGTGGGAACTAAGTGAAACGATCGCAGCCATGATAATGGAACCAATTATTACCGGGGGCGGAATCTTGGTTCCACCTGAAGGCTATATGAAGGCAGCAAAAGAGGTTTGTGAAAAACATGGTGCTCTCTTAATTGTGGATGAAGTCATCTGTGGATTTGGCCGCACAGGTAAACCATTTGGCTTTATGAACTATGATGTACAGCCTGATATTATTACAATGGCAAAAGGGATCACTAGTGCCTATTTACCGCTTTCCGCTACGGCTGTTCGTAAAGATATTTATGAAGCCTTTAAGGGAAGTGAAGAATATGATTATTTCCGTCACGTAAACACCTTTGGCGGGAATCCGGCAGCCTGTGCACTAGCTTTAAAAAACCTAGAGATTATGGAAAAAGAAAATCTTTTTGACCGATCGCGTGATCTTGGGAAACAGGTTGTAAATGAATTAACGAATCTTCTTCAAAATCATCCATTTGTTGGTGATGTCCGAGGTAAAGGTCTCCTGGTTGGGATAGAATTAGTCAAGGATAAGAAAACAAAGGAACCTTTAGAGGCAGCACTCGTTAATCAAGTGATAGCCTCCTGTAAACAGGAAGGGTTATTAATTGGAAAAAACGGGGCAACTGTGGCGGGGTACAATAATGTATTAGCCTTGTCACCGCCATTAAATATCGAGCTTGCAGACATTCAATTTATTATCAAAACTGTTAGTGATTCCATCAATAAAATCAAATAA
- a CDS encoding NAD(P)-dependent oxidoreductase — translation MQRISTTNLELNFQEVERALSNQEAMEESNRCLYCYDAPCIKACPTGIDIPTFIKKIASGNLLGSAKTIMSSNPVGASCARVCPTDELCEGACVLNHSTKPIMIGNLQRYATDWAIRNEQTLFKPGTPNGKSVAVVGGGPAGLSAARELGRLGYAVTIFEAADKAGGLNTYGIVSFRLPQSISYWEVEQVEKLNVTIKTNTRVGVDVSTKELLQNFDCIVLAVGMAHVPNLGIEGEDLDGVYDAIEFVKETKSGRLSQDFVGKRAVVIGAGNTAIDGATCSVRLGAENVKILYRRTEEEMTAYDFEYEFAKQDGVEFRWLTAPKRIIGDENGKVAGIECIKMNLGDPENDGRRRPSPIEGSEYVIPVEAVIKAIGQTRHLKLIEELGLHNDRGVVQVNNETYQTSNPKIFACGDVVFGKGKGDAMVVTAAQQGKQAAYSIHKQFSAVETS, via the coding sequence ATCCAGCGAATCTCCACTACCAATCTAGAACTGAACTTTCAAGAAGTCGAACGTGCGCTTTCCAATCAAGAAGCAATGGAAGAATCGAATCGCTGCCTTTATTGCTATGATGCTCCTTGTATAAAGGCCTGTCCTACAGGAATCGATATCCCCACTTTTATCAAAAAAATTGCCTCTGGTAATTTACTTGGTTCTGCCAAAACGATTATGTCTTCCAATCCAGTTGGTGCCAGTTGTGCACGAGTATGTCCAACAGATGAGTTGTGTGAAGGTGCTTGTGTATTAAATCATTCCACAAAACCAATTATGATTGGAAATCTCCAGAGGTATGCGACAGATTGGGCAATTAGAAATGAACAAACACTATTTAAACCAGGAACTCCCAACGGTAAATCTGTCGCGGTTGTTGGGGGAGGGCCAGCAGGACTTTCTGCAGCAAGAGAATTAGGAAGATTGGGGTATGCAGTGACGATATTTGAAGCTGCAGACAAAGCCGGCGGCTTAAATACTTATGGGATTGTCTCATTCAGGCTTCCACAGTCGATTTCGTACTGGGAAGTGGAACAAGTTGAGAAGCTTAATGTAACGATCAAAACCAACACAAGGGTTGGTGTAGATGTATCCACTAAGGAATTACTACAAAACTTTGATTGCATCGTGTTAGCGGTAGGGATGGCACATGTTCCTAATTTAGGAATTGAAGGAGAAGATCTCGATGGGGTCTATGATGCCATTGAGTTTGTTAAGGAAACAAAGAGTGGAAGGTTATCGCAGGACTTTGTCGGAAAACGGGCAGTAGTTATTGGGGCAGGGAATACCGCTATTGATGGTGCAACCTGTTCTGTACGCTTAGGAGCAGAAAATGTAAAAATCTTATACCGTCGTACGGAAGAAGAAATGACTGCCTATGATTTTGAATATGAATTTGCCAAACAAGACGGCGTGGAATTTCGTTGGTTAACCGCACCAAAGAGAATCATTGGGGATGAAAATGGGAAAGTCGCCGGGATTGAATGTATCAAAATGAATCTAGGTGATCCCGAAAACGACGGGCGGAGGAGACCAAGCCCGATTGAAGGATCCGAATATGTCATTCCGGTAGAGGCTGTAATCAAAGCTATCGGTCAAACAAGGCATTTGAAACTTATTGAAGAACTCGGACTGCACAATGATCGTGGTGTAGTACAAGTGAATAATGAAACCTATCAAACTTCTAATCCAAAAATATTTGCTTGTGGAGATGTTGTTTTTGGCAAGGGCAAAGGTGATGCCATGGTGGTTACCGCTGCACAACAAGGAAAACAAGCAGCATATAGCATTCATAAACAATTTAGCGCAGTGGAAACATCCTAG
- a CDS encoding PucR family transcriptional regulator, translating into MKEQLPLMVSDILSRKHFEQAIVIAGVEGLKRIVKWVHVVEVTNIRNLLNGDELILSTGALLKDDEALFVSILHQLIETNAAGLCIEMGTYLSEIPAQAIMIANQHKFPIIIFKKEVPFVEITQDIHTMIINNQYRKINDLRKLFMEEKKRVEEYEWLQGWLEGEHTLDSINEYLLEHGVKPKSTESVVVLAKLFSFKEKSNQDVTYLKLLFRSVFEQNGFVLFSVEKRNAMIFILLNNRPNKNCKERIKNAIQSIEDSEFLRKKSTAKIFMAAGKFVETLTDIHKSCQTAKETLRIQQEMSKKEIYFYEDLHLYRLISEMKKHIDLQELVKEYLQPVIQHDQKYNSKLLETLKVYLECNGCKQDTANKLFIVRQTLYHRLDKLDNLLGKDFMEHEKRVALEFMLLVKDYITPYFLDSKNQIME; encoded by the coding sequence ATGAAAGAGCAGTTACCATTAATGGTTTCCGATATACTATCTCGCAAGCATTTTGAACAAGCAATCGTAATTGCTGGGGTGGAAGGTCTTAAACGGATTGTAAAATGGGTTCATGTTGTCGAGGTCACCAATATTCGTAATCTCTTAAATGGAGATGAATTAATCTTATCCACTGGCGCGTTATTGAAAGACGATGAGGCGTTGTTTGTTTCCATCCTCCATCAACTTATAGAAACAAATGCAGCGGGTCTTTGCATTGAAATGGGAACCTATTTGTCAGAGATTCCTGCTCAAGCAATTATGATAGCAAATCAGCATAAATTTCCCATTATTATTTTTAAAAAGGAAGTTCCTTTCGTTGAAATCACACAAGATATTCATACCATGATTATAAACAATCAATATAGGAAGATTAATGACTTACGGAAATTATTTATGGAAGAAAAGAAGAGGGTCGAAGAGTATGAGTGGCTCCAGGGCTGGCTTGAGGGGGAGCATACTTTAGACAGTATAAACGAATATTTACTGGAGCATGGGGTTAAACCGAAATCAACCGAATCTGTTGTAGTACTGGCAAAGTTGTTTTCTTTTAAGGAGAAATCGAATCAAGATGTTACCTATTTAAAGTTACTCTTTCGTTCTGTTTTTGAACAAAATGGTTTTGTCCTATTTTCGGTTGAAAAAAGAAATGCAATGATCTTCATTCTATTAAATAATCGCCCTAATAAAAATTGTAAGGAACGAATTAAAAACGCGATACAGTCGATAGAAGATTCCGAGTTTTTGAGGAAGAAGAGTACAGCGAAAATATTTATGGCAGCAGGTAAGTTTGTTGAAACCTTAACAGATATACATAAGAGCTGCCAAACCGCAAAAGAAACACTAAGAATTCAACAGGAAATGTCCAAGAAAGAGATCTATTTTTATGAAGATTTACACTTATATCGTCTCATATCTGAAATGAAAAAGCATATAGATTTACAGGAACTAGTAAAGGAATATCTTCAGCCGGTTATTCAACATGATCAAAAGTATAACAGCAAGCTGTTAGAAACATTAAAAGTATATTTGGAGTGTAATGGTTGTAAGCAAGACACGGCCAATAAGCTTTTTATTGTCAGACAGACATTATACCATCGACTAGATAAATTGGATAACCTGCTAGGAAAAGACTTTATGGAGCATGAAAAACGAGTGGCATTAGAATTCATGCTCCTTGTTAAAGATTATATAACACCTTATTTCTTAGACAGTAAAAACCAAATAATGGAGTAA
- the hydA gene encoding dihydropyrimidinase encodes MKKLIKNGTIVTAADTFTAEILIEDGKIAQIGDNLPANGAEVIDAKGCLVIPGGIDPHTHLDMPFGGTVTKDDFETGTIAAAFGGTTTVIDFCLTNKGEPLKNAIQTWHAKSKEKAVIDYGFHLMIAEINENVLNELPYVINEEGITSFKVFMAYKNVFQADDETLFRTLVSAKEHGALVMVHAENGDVIDYLTKKAVAEGNTAPIYHALTRPPELEGEATGRAATLTGLANSQLYVVHVSCADAVEKIAEARSRGFDVWGETCPQYLVLDQSYLERPNFEGAKYVWSPPLREKWNQEVLWNALKSGQLQTLGSDQCSFDFKGQKDLGKDDFTKIPNGGPIIEDRLSILFSEGVKKGRISLNQFVDLTSTRAAKLFGLYPKKGSIAVGADADIVIFDPNVERVISAETHHMAVDYNAFEGMKVTGEPVSVLSRGEFVVRDNQYVGKPGSGQYIKRAKYNRYTQLNQNETLSI; translated from the coding sequence ATGAAGAAACTGATAAAAAATGGAACGATCGTAACAGCAGCAGATACTTTTACAGCAGAAATCCTAATTGAAGATGGGAAAATCGCTCAAATTGGCGATAATCTGCCTGCGAATGGTGCAGAAGTAATTGATGCAAAAGGTTGTCTAGTTATACCAGGCGGCATCGATCCTCATACGCATTTAGATATGCCTTTTGGAGGTACGGTAACAAAGGATGATTTTGAAACGGGGACGATTGCTGCTGCTTTTGGGGGAACAACAACGGTTATTGATTTTTGCTTAACCAATAAGGGTGAGCCGTTAAAAAATGCAATCCAAACCTGGCACGCAAAATCAAAAGAAAAAGCTGTGATTGACTATGGATTCCATTTAATGATTGCGGAAATCAATGAAAATGTCTTAAATGAACTTCCTTATGTGATTAATGAGGAAGGTATTACTTCCTTTAAGGTATTTATGGCTTACAAAAACGTTTTCCAAGCAGATGATGAAACGCTTTTTAGAACCCTTGTTTCAGCTAAAGAGCATGGAGCCCTTGTCATGGTACACGCAGAAAATGGTGATGTCATTGATTATTTAACGAAAAAGGCGGTAGCAGAAGGGAACACTGCGCCAATCTATCACGCCTTAACGAGACCACCAGAATTAGAGGGGGAAGCGACGGGAAGAGCGGCAACACTTACAGGGCTGGCAAACTCACAATTGTATGTGGTACACGTATCTTGTGCCGATGCGGTTGAAAAAATTGCCGAAGCACGAAGCAGGGGCTTTGATGTGTGGGGTGAAACCTGTCCACAATATTTAGTGTTAGATCAAAGTTATTTAGAGAGGCCAAATTTTGAAGGGGCAAAATATGTTTGGTCACCGCCATTACGAGAAAAATGGAACCAAGAGGTACTTTGGAATGCGTTAAAGAGTGGTCAACTGCAAACTCTCGGATCTGATCAATGCTCTTTTGATTTTAAAGGGCAAAAGGATCTAGGAAAAGATGACTTTACGAAAATACCAAATGGAGGACCCATCATTGAAGACCGTCTTTCCATCCTATTTTCTGAGGGGGTGAAAAAGGGACGTATAAGTTTAAATCAATTTGTTGATCTTACTTCCACTCGGGCTGCAAAATTATTTGGTTTATATCCGAAAAAAGGCAGTATTGCCGTTGGGGCAGATGCAGATATTGTTATTTTTGATCCAAATGTAGAGCGAGTTATTTCTGCTGAAACCCATCATATGGCGGTGGATTACAATGCCTTTGAAGGAATGAAAGTCACTGGAGAACCTGTTTCTGTTTTATCCCGAGGTGAATTTGTCGTCCGTGATAATCAGTATGTTGGTAAACCGGGTTCTGGTCAATATATAAAGAGAGCCAAATACAATAGGTATACACAACTAAATCAAAACGAAACTCTATCCATTTAG
- a CDS encoding CoA-acylating methylmalonate-semialdehyde dehydrogenase gives MSVIKKDTAVLQNYINGAWVSSNSAQTLDVPNPATNEVLTKVPVSSKEDVNAAVAAAKEAFTKWKKVPVPKRARILFKYHSLLTDNHEELARLIVQENGKAYKEAYGEVQRGIECVEFASGAPTLMMGETLSGIAEEIDSEMFRYPLGVVGGITPFNFPMMVPLWMFPLAIACGNTFVLKPSERTPILANRLAELFSQAGAPPGVLNVVHGAHDVVNGLLDHEDIAAISFVGSQPVAKYVYERAASKGKRVQALSGAKNHHIVMPDADMDKAVQHIISSTFGSAGQRCMACSAVVVVGDNQPFVKALTKKADELIIGDGMDDEVILTPVIRKEHLDKVLGYIEKGIAEGADLIRDGRREMSEQNKGNFIGPTIFDHVTPEMTIAKDEIFAPVLSLLRADDLDQGLEYIRKSRYGNGATIYTNNAKAVRQFREEADAGMLGINVGVPATMAFFPFSGWKDSFYGDLHVNGKDGLNFYTRKKMITSRFDG, from the coding sequence ATGAGCGTGATAAAAAAAGATACAGCCGTACTACAAAATTATATTAATGGCGCCTGGGTCAGTTCAAACAGTGCTCAAACACTGGATGTTCCAAATCCGGCCACCAATGAAGTACTTACGAAAGTTCCAGTTTCTTCGAAAGAAGATGTGAATGCTGCGGTGGCGGCTGCGAAAGAAGCGTTTACCAAGTGGAAAAAGGTTCCGGTTCCAAAACGAGCAAGAATACTCTTTAAATATCATAGTCTATTAACAGACAACCATGAAGAGTTAGCAAGACTAATTGTTCAGGAAAATGGTAAGGCATACAAAGAGGCTTATGGAGAAGTCCAGCGTGGCATTGAGTGTGTTGAGTTTGCTTCGGGTGCACCTACTTTAATGATGGGTGAAACTTTATCCGGTATAGCAGAAGAAATTGATTCTGAAATGTTCCGATATCCATTAGGGGTCGTTGGTGGAATAACTCCGTTTAACTTTCCGATGATGGTTCCACTTTGGATGTTTCCGTTAGCGATCGCTTGTGGGAATACCTTTGTGCTAAAACCCTCTGAACGTACGCCGATATTGGCTAATAGACTAGCAGAGTTGTTCTCTCAAGCGGGAGCTCCCCCAGGGGTACTGAATGTCGTACACGGTGCTCATGATGTAGTAAATGGATTACTTGATCATGAAGATATCGCTGCAATCTCCTTCGTTGGTTCTCAGCCTGTAGCGAAATATGTTTACGAACGTGCTGCCTCCAAAGGAAAAAGAGTTCAAGCCCTTTCGGGTGCAAAAAATCATCATATTGTTATGCCTGATGCAGATATGGATAAGGCGGTACAACACATCATCAGTTCCACGTTTGGCAGTGCGGGCCAACGCTGTATGGCCTGTAGTGCTGTTGTTGTGGTGGGTGACAATCAACCATTCGTTAAGGCTTTAACGAAGAAGGCGGATGAGTTGATTATCGGAGATGGAATGGATGACGAAGTCATATTAACTCCGGTAATTCGAAAGGAACATCTTGATAAGGTACTAGGATATATTGAAAAAGGGATTGCAGAGGGTGCTGATTTAATTCGCGATGGACGCAGGGAAATGAGCGAGCAGAATAAAGGGAATTTCATAGGGCCGACTATTTTCGATCATGTTACACCGGAAATGACAATTGCCAAGGACGAAATATTTGCCCCTGTTTTAAGCCTGCTCCGAGCAGATGATTTAGATCAAGGATTGGAGTATATTCGAAAGTCAAGATATGGTAATGGAGCGACGATTTATACCAATAATGCAAAAGCAGTCCGGCAATTCCGTGAAGAGGCGGATGCTGGTATGTTGGGTATCAACGTTGGCGTTCCGGCGACAATGGCATTTTTTCCATTTTCAGGCTGGAAGGATTCCTTCTATGGAGATCTGCATGTGAATGGGAAAGACGGTCTAAACTTCTATACTCGTAAAAAGATGATTACATCACGGTTTGATGGTTAG
- a CDS encoding GyrI-like domain-containing protein, translating into MKYEWRKKDKDIYLPSTTPRSIVVPPMKYFTLTGHGNPNSEAFKEHIETVYTLSYAIRMSPKKGLTPDGYFEYTVFPLEGVWDLDEEGRKLAHLNKDRLVYKLMIRQPDFVTEDLFTLAKETAAKKVSGELLRSTKFEQINEGMCVQCMHLGDYDSEPETFSKMDDFCSAAQLTRIDKRHREIYISDPRRTEPAKLKTVLRFKVK; encoded by the coding sequence ATGAAATACGAATGGAGAAAAAAAGACAAAGACATCTATCTTCCATCTACCACTCCAAGGAGCATTGTTGTCCCACCAATGAAGTACTTCACTTTAACTGGGCATGGAAATCCTAATAGTGAAGCATTTAAGGAGCATATCGAGACAGTATACACTTTGTCATACGCGATCCGGATGAGTCCGAAAAAAGGACTTACCCCCGACGGTTATTTTGAATATACGGTTTTCCCATTAGAGGGTGTCTGGGATTTGGATGAAGAAGGAAGAAAATTAGCGCACCTCAATAAAGATAGGCTTGTTTATAAACTAATGATTCGACAGCCAGATTTTGTCACAGAAGACCTCTTTACACTGGCAAAAGAAACAGCTGCAAAAAAAGTTTCCGGAGAACTGTTAAGGTCCACAAAATTCGAACAAATAAACGAGGGCATGTGTGTCCAATGTATGCACCTGGGAGATTACGATAGTGAACCTGAAACTTTTTCAAAAATGGATGATTTCTGTTCAGCTGCTCAATTAACTCGTATTGATAAAAGACATCGTGAGATATACATAAGTGATCCAAGAAGGACAGAACCAGCGAAATTAAAAACAGTACTTCGATTTAAAGTAAAGTAA
- a CDS encoding NCS1 family transporter, translating into MKKSHLKSSDLLPIQQKDRKVTKLGYSFMWVGMVVVLATFAIGGAGVQSLSLPLVILATIIGSLAIGFFISLIADIGIEHGLSFPVYMRAPFGTIGTHIPSITRGITASAWFGINTYFGATAMNGILNILSGFDNWFVCFIIFAIVQLINTALGIKSIERFADLAAPIILLISIWMYSSLSDQAQAAGRDVWSWVESPVTGGAAFTAFLVVIFSNMGFWATLSADIPSISRFMKAPANEKNWFKRNKSSLIGNLVAMPLTQTFMIIIGAVSYIAVLNADPVVALQESASGIVLAVLLLMIVLAQWSTNTAANVVPAATIFSNVGGPKFPFWAGVITAGIVGTIVQPWELFGVIIPILLIVGGILSAIVGILFADYYLIRKRRVNVPELYEDHGQFRYWGGMNVAGFIAWIIGGYVSYLLPTYGFLVGFILGAAIYYVLAKYWWFKKYHQAEIEDPSDEKYLGISVGRDWVIEEEYESVIEEAPVGLKFD; encoded by the coding sequence ATGAAAAAAAGCCACTTAAAGTCTTCTGATTTATTGCCAATTCAACAAAAAGATAGGAAAGTTACAAAACTGGGTTATTCCTTTATGTGGGTTGGGATGGTCGTTGTGCTTGCAACCTTTGCCATTGGTGGTGCAGGTGTCCAAAGCCTTTCATTACCGCTAGTTATTCTTGCAACGATTATCGGGTCACTAGCAATCGGATTTTTCATCTCCTTAATTGCTGATATCGGCATTGAGCATGGCTTGTCATTTCCTGTGTATATGAGAGCCCCCTTTGGGACGATAGGGACCCATATTCCTTCGATAACAAGGGGAATTACCGCTTCGGCTTGGTTTGGAATCAATACGTATTTCGGTGCAACAGCGATGAACGGCATTTTAAATATTTTATCTGGATTTGACAATTGGTTTGTTTGCTTCATTATTTTTGCCATTGTGCAATTGATTAATACCGCTTTAGGGATTAAGTCGATTGAACGTTTTGCTGATTTAGCGGCCCCAATCATTCTCTTAATTTCCATTTGGATGTATTCCTCCTTATCTGACCAAGCACAGGCTGCTGGCAGGGATGTTTGGAGTTGGGTCGAATCGCCTGTTACCGGTGGTGCGGCGTTTACCGCTTTTCTAGTTGTGATTTTTAGTAATATGGGCTTTTGGGCAACGTTGAGTGCGGATATTCCGTCAATTTCTCGTTTTATGAAAGCACCAGCAAATGAAAAGAACTGGTTTAAAAGAAATAAAAGTTCGTTAATTGGAAACCTTGTCGCTATGCCATTAACCCAAACTTTTATGATTATCATTGGTGCAGTATCTTACATTGCTGTATTAAATGCGGACCCTGTGGTTGCGCTTCAAGAGTCAGCAAGTGGAATTGTCCTTGCCGTTTTATTGTTGATGATCGTACTGGCTCAATGGTCTACGAATACAGCGGCGAATGTAGTGCCGGCAGCAACGATTTTCTCCAACGTAGGCGGACCGAAGTTTCCGTTTTGGGCAGGTGTTATCACTGCTGGTATCGTAGGTACCATTGTACAGCCGTGGGAGTTATTTGGTGTCATTATTCCCATTCTATTAATCGTTGGCGGTATATTGTCTGCAATCGTTGGTATTCTTTTTGCTGACTATTATTTAATTCGTAAACGAAGAGTGAATGTGCCGGAGTTATACGAAGACCATGGTCAATTTAGATATTGGGGCGGCATGAATGTTGCAGGATTCATTGCTTGGATCATTGGTGGGTATGTTTCCTATTTATTACCGACATATGGTTTTTTAGTAGGTTTCATTCTAGGAGCGGCAATTTATTATGTCCTTGCAAAATACTGGTGGTTTAAGAAATATCATCAAGCTGAAATTGAGGATCCGAGTGATGAAAAATATCTTGGTATCTCTGTTGGTCGTGATTGGGTCATTGAAGAAGAATATGAGTCCGTCATAGAGGAAGCACCTGTGGGATTAAAATTTGATTAA
- the preA gene encoding NAD-dependent dihydropyrimidine dehydrogenase subunit PreA: MADLSINLAGIKSPNPFWLASAPPTNSGYQVQRAFEAGWGGAVWKTLGDPILNVSSRFAAISFNGQRVAGFNNIELITDRPLDVNLKEIYETKKRFPNHAIIASLMVEPKQEKWHEIVKRVEDVGVDGLELNFGCPHGMAERGMGSASGQVPSLVERQTYWVKEVAKTPVIVKLTPNITDITATAEAACNGGADAISMINTINSLMGVDLDTWNTIPHVAGKGAHGGYCGPAVKPIALNMVAECARHANINVPISGIGGISNWQDAVEFMLMGATGVQICTAAMHHGFRIVEDMIEGLSHYLDSKGIKSVSEIIGQSVPRYSDWGNLDLNYNIVAKINNEVCINCNKCHIACEDTSHQCIDMLTDENGKSYLKVREEDCVGCNLCSIVCPVEGAIDMVEALRELPPMTWNERQSALSLATECKINSNK; this comes from the coding sequence ATGGCTGATTTAAGTATTAATCTTGCAGGGATTAAATCTCCCAATCCATTTTGGCTTGCATCAGCACCTCCGACCAATTCAGGTTATCAAGTGCAGAGAGCCTTTGAAGCGGGTTGGGGCGGGGCAGTCTGGAAGACATTAGGTGACCCAATTTTAAATGTATCATCTAGGTTTGCCGCCATCAGTTTTAACGGGCAGCGTGTAGCAGGTTTTAATAATATTGAACTCATAACGGACAGACCATTAGATGTAAATTTAAAAGAAATCTATGAAACCAAAAAGAGATTTCCTAACCATGCAATCATTGCTTCGCTAATGGTGGAACCAAAACAAGAGAAATGGCATGAAATTGTTAAGCGGGTGGAGGATGTTGGAGTTGACGGTCTAGAGTTAAACTTCGGATGTCCGCATGGTATGGCTGAACGTGGGATGGGTTCGGCATCGGGCCAAGTACCTTCGCTTGTAGAACGCCAGACCTATTGGGTAAAGGAAGTTGCCAAAACACCTGTTATTGTAAAACTAACCCCAAACATAACTGATATTACGGCTACGGCTGAAGCTGCATGTAATGGCGGAGCGGATGCTATCAGTATGATTAACACCATTAATAGTTTGATGGGGGTCGACCTTGATACATGGAATACCATTCCGCATGTTGCTGGTAAGGGGGCACATGGCGGCTATTGTGGTCCTGCTGTAAAACCGATAGCCCTTAATATGGTGGCAGAATGCGCAAGACATGCCAATATTAATGTCCCGATATCAGGGATTGGCGGAATCTCGAACTGGCAGGATGCCGTTGAATTCATGCTAATGGGCGCTACAGGTGTGCAAATTTGTACCGCGGCGATGCACCACGGCTTCCGGATTGTTGAAGACATGATAGAAGGGCTCAGCCATTATTTGGATAGTAAAGGAATTAAGTCTGTATCTGAAATCATTGGTCAATCGGTTCCAAGGTATTCGGATTGGGGTAATTTAGATCTTAACTATAATATCGTTGCAAAAATCAATAATGAAGTTTGTATCAACTGCAATAAATGCCATATTGCCTGTGAGGATACCTCCCATCAATGTATCGATATGTTAACTGATGAAAATGGAAAAAGTTATTTAAAAGTTAGGGAGGAGGATTGCGTGGGTTGTAACTTATGTTCCATTGTCTGCCCTGTGGAAGGAGCCATCGATATGGTGGAAGCACTACGTGAACTTCCACCAATGACTTGGAATGAAAGACAGTCAGCCTTGAGTCTAGCAACAGAATGTAAGATTAATAGTAACAAATAA
- a CDS encoding branched-chain amino acid aminotransferase — MENKLNSNFTDAYIERCSKDTETMIANESSTFLNQPITYLKEHKNEFIYVESTLFEQIGVEGVSLEVDDVFGTYDVMLGLKLQKKFEKMLKEQLNNSLNGEEAKFDLMFSHDDGLWDLNFALNYVEGYKEDLSLNEAIQLIHQFLSQLVETVKVK, encoded by the coding sequence ATGGAAAACAAATTGAATTCAAATTTTACGGATGCGTATATTGAACGGTGCAGCAAAGACACAGAAACGATGATTGCCAATGAATCTTCAACTTTTTTAAACCAGCCAATTACATACTTAAAAGAGCACAAAAATGAATTTATTTACGTAGAGTCTACTTTGTTTGAACAAATCGGTGTTGAAGGTGTTTCACTAGAGGTGGATGATGTATTTGGTACCTATGATGTCATGCTAGGCTTAAAGTTACAGAAAAAGTTTGAGAAAATGCTAAAGGAACAACTGAATAACTCCTTGAATGGTGAAGAGGCGAAATTCGATTTAATGTTTAGTCATGATGATGGGTTATGGGATTTGAATTTTGCATTAAACTATGTGGAGGGGTATAAAGAAGATCTTTCTTTGAATGAGGCCATTCAGTTAATACATCAGTTCTTATCTCAATTAGTTGAAACGGTTAAAGTAAAGTAA